A genomic region of Miscanthus floridulus cultivar M001 chromosome 3, ASM1932011v1, whole genome shotgun sequence contains the following coding sequences:
- the LOC136546042 gene encoding uncharacterized protein: MAAAEVLTAAWKNWGLQALVLLSLTVQVTLHILAEFRRHIDSGVLRAVVWSAYMAADTTAIYVLGHLSVTSRSPEHELVALWAPFLLLHLGGQDKITAYAIEDNQLWLRHLQTLVLQVAGAAYVVYGSSVIVGVSRIPLLLASTVTMSAVGVVKYGERVWALRCAGTSPTGNYSSDIGKRRFSLAVPDSFMSHLDPAEAYLLHAHLLLDLAKDRFKGPLPRLFLCGPGSQESQLHGEEELYRVAEMQLSLLHDVFYTKAEATHTWYGLCVRVLSFLAAVAAFVLFNVLLLGDHRRKLEAYSRGDVAVTYVLFVGAVVLEAASLVRAVFSSWTCALLVKHGSEGSAVCNSLAQVPVYLRRLVCAAEWRSRRSWSRSMGQLSLVQLCVRSRASRYSKVARWMGVEDWWNTLAYSGPSVPVSACVKKLLLKSMKARPWGREQFESIGLYGRELDLDWVADSKLEVRILVWHVATELYLCWFNDKDHPPAGAADLVDVAQALSNYMLFLLASRPHMLPPDASRNDYLVVCYALTSHERYSTAEDLLSLLQRFADALWANNSAPEYKLRCKDTNRRGYRVLTGGCSLAAFLIHHQDSSPVGGTGTGTGTGTGTGTLEMICRVWAQMLCSVADECSANSHAKQLSSGGEILTVAALVAKYMRSKRLSKHFHIESKRTDEW, encoded by the coding sequence ATGGCTGCAGCGGAGGTCCTGACGGCCGCATGGAAAAACTGGGGTCTGCAAGCGCTGGTGCTGCTCAGCTTAACGGTGCAGGTGACACTCCACATCTTGGCAGAGTTCCGGCGGCACATTGACTCCGGCGTGCTGAGGGCCGTGGTATGGTCCGCGTACATGGCGGCCGACACGACGGCGATCTACGTGCTTGGCCACCTGTCCGTGACCAGCAGGTCGCCAGAGCACGAGCTGGTGGCGCTCTGGGCGCCGTTTCTACTGCTGCACCTCGGTGGGCAGGACAAGATCACAGCCTACGCCATCGAGGACAACCAGCTGTGGCTGCGCCACCTGCAGACGCTCGTCCTTCAGGTGGCCGGTGCCGCCTACGTCGTCTACGGGTCCTCCGTCATCGTCGGCGTGAGCCGGATCCCCTTGCTCCTCGCGTCCACCGTCACCATGTCGGCCGTTGGTGTCGTCAAGTACGGGGAGCGAGTGTGGGCGCTCAGGTGCGCCGGCACTAGCCCGACTGGGAACTACAGCAGCGACATCGGGAAGAGAAGGTTTTCTCTGGCGGTGCCGGATTCTTTCATGAGCCACTTGGATCCCGCGGAAGCCTACCTGCTACATGCTCACCTGCTGCTGGATCTCGCCAAGGACAGGTTCAAGGGTCCATTACCCCGTCTGTTTCTGTGTGGCCCCGGCAGCCAAGAATCGCAGCTGCACGGGGAGGAGGAGCTGTACAGGGTGGCCGAGATGCAGCTCTCGCTCCTGCACGACGTCTTCTACACCAAGGCCGAGGCCACGCACACTTGGTACGGCCTCTGCGTCCGCGTGCTGTCGTTTCTAGCCGCCGTTGCCGCGTTCGTGCTGTTCAACGTGCTGCTGCTGGGCGATCATCGCCGTAAGCTGGAAGCCTACAGCAGAGGAGATGTGGCCGTTACCTACGTCCTCTTCGTCGGCGCCGTCGTCCTGGAGGCTGCGTCGCTCGTGAGGGCCGTGTTCTCGAGCTGGACATGTGCTCTCCTTGTCAAGCACGGATCGGAAGGGAGCGCGGTGTGTAACTCCCTAGCCCAGGTACCCGTGTACCTCCGCCGGCTGGTGTGTGCGGCGGAGTGGAGGAGCAGGCGCAGCTGGTCGCGCTCCATGGGGCAGCTCAGCCTGGTTCAGCTGTGCGTGCGCAGCAGGGCCAGCCGATACAGCAAGGTGGCTAGATGGATGGGCGTGGAGGACTGGTGGAACACGCTGGCTTACTCCGGCCCATCCGTCCCAGTCTCGGCGTGCGTCAAGAAGCTGCTGCTCAAGAGCATGAAGGCGAGGCCATGGGGTCGGGAGCAGTTCGAGAGCATTGGACTGTACGGCCGGGAACTGGACCTGGATTGGGTTGCCGATTCCAAGTTGGAGGTGCGGATCCTCGTCTGGCATGTCGCCACCGAGCTCTACCTGTGCTGGTTCAACGACAAGGATCACCCGCCCGCCGGTGCTGCTGACCTCGTCGACGTGGCTCAGGCGCTGTCCAATTACATGCTCTTCCTGCTCGCGTCGCGTCCCCACATGCTGCCTCCTGATGCCAGCCGCAACGACTATCTCGTGGTGTGCTATGCTCTTACCAGTCACGAGAGATACAGCACAGCCGAGGATCTGCTCTCGTTGCTGCAGCGCTTTGCAGATGCGTTGTGGGCTAATAACTCCGCGCCTGAGTATAAACTGCGGTGCAAGGATACTAATCGTCGTGGATACAGGGTGTTGACGGGAGGATGCTCGCTTGCTGCGTTCCTCATCCACCACCAAGACTCCTCGCCTGTTGgtggcacgggcacgggcacgggcacgggcactgGCACCGGCACGCTGGAAATGATCTGCAGGGTGTGGGCGCAGATGCTGTGCAGCGTTGCGGACGAATGCAGCGCCAATTCTCATGCAAAGCAGCTCAGCAGCGGCGGTGAGATCCTTACCGTCGCTGCTCTTGTAGCCAAATACATGAGGTCAAAGAGGCTGTCCAAGCACTTCCACATTGAGTCTAAGCGTACAGACGAATGGTAA
- the LOC136541853 gene encoding NADP-dependent malic enzyme, chloroplastic-like — MLIGTSGKGGTFTQDMVEAMGALNEKPVIFALSNLTSHSKCTAEQAYTWTQGHAVFTSGSPFPTVELDGKTLVPGQSNNAYIFLGFGLGVIISGAIRVCDDMLLAASEALAKQVMEEHFAKGLIFQPFTNIRAISARIAAKVATKAYELGLAKYAESCMYTPTYRSYR, encoded by the coding sequence ATGCTGATCGGCACCTCAGGCAAGGGCGGCACCTTCACCCAGGACATGGTGGAAGCCATGGGTGCCCTGAACGAGAAGCCCGTGATCTTCGCGCTGTCGAACCTGACGTCGCACTCGAAATGCACGGCGGAGCAGGCCTACACGTGGACGCAGGGCCACGCGGTGTTCACGAGCGGCAGCCCGTTCCCGACGGTGGAGCTAGACGGGAAGACGCTGGTGCCAGGCCAGTCCAACAATGCCTACATCTTCCTCGGGTTCGGCCTCGGCGTCATCATTTCGGGCGCCATCCGCGTCTGTGACGACATGCTGCTAGCCGCCTCCGAGGCGCTGGCAAAGCAGGTGATGGAGGAGCACTTCGCCAAGGGCCTCATCTTCCAGCCCTTCACCAACATCCGTGCCATCTCAGCCCGCATCGCCGCCAAGGTGGCCACCAAGGCCTACGAGCTCGGCCTTGCCAAGTATGCGGAGAGCTGCATGTACACCCCCACCTACCGCAGCTACCGGTAA
- the LOC136541856 gene encoding uncharacterized protein, translating into MVALVESEEEEDDDAALVTHRKRSSGSSSSGAPVPATPLLSQGGGNVFAVVVSPTRSSFGFMKKKIAKPSSSLNPQSTSYQPSSVPLCTESHNSLRTVVEVAVRETEYAAADLLTPEVTVAMAAGSSEGLAVAS; encoded by the exons atggtggccttggtcgagagtgaggaagaagaggatgatgatgctgcccttgttactcatcg taagcggtcatcgggttcgagttcttctggggctccagtaccGGCTACACCGCTCCTGTCGCAGGGTGGCGGCAATGTTTTTGCCGTTGTGGTTTCccctacgaggtcttcttttggttttatgaagaagaagatagctaa gccttcgtcttctctgaACCCTCAGTCAACTTCTTATCAGCCCTCTAGTGTGCCCTTGTGTACTGAGTCTCATAACTCATTACGCACGGTcgtcgaggtggctgtgagggagacaGAGTATGCAGCCGCTGATTTGCTAACTCCTGAGGTGactgtggccatggcggcgggttcatctgagggattggccgtggcttcctag